One window of Streptomyces sp. FIT100 genomic DNA carries:
- a CDS encoding DUF4126 domain-containing protein translates to MSVLPLVFTSGWASGINAYAVVLLLGLFGATGLSDEVPEGLQRPDVLIAAGVLFLCEAVADKIPYVDSAWDSVHTVIRPVAGAVVAALLAGESGSLPELAAGAVGGSTALMSHLVKAGTRMAINTSPEPFSNVAMSTAEDLGVAGILTFAMFHPLAAAVIAATLLVLGLVTLVFLASRIRRFLRRRAQRREERRVAAELPGPPPP, encoded by the coding sequence GTGTCCGTACTCCCCCTGGTCTTCACGAGCGGCTGGGCCAGCGGCATCAACGCGTACGCGGTGGTCCTGCTCCTCGGCCTCTTCGGCGCGACCGGGCTCAGCGACGAGGTGCCCGAGGGGCTGCAGCGTCCCGACGTCCTGATCGCCGCCGGAGTGCTGTTCCTGTGCGAGGCGGTGGCGGACAAGATCCCGTACGTGGACTCGGCCTGGGACTCGGTCCACACGGTGATCCGCCCGGTGGCGGGCGCGGTGGTGGCGGCGCTGCTGGCCGGGGAGAGCGGTTCGCTGCCGGAGCTCGCGGCGGGCGCGGTCGGCGGGTCCACGGCGCTGATGAGCCATCTGGTGAAGGCCGGCACGCGGATGGCGATCAACACCTCCCCGGAGCCGTTCAGCAATGTCGCGATGAGCACGGCCGAGGATCTCGGCGTCGCCGGGATCCTCACGTTCGCGATGTTCCATCCGCTGGCGGCGGCGGTCATCGCCGCGACGCTGCTCGTCCTCGGGCTCGTGACACTGGTCTTCCTCGCCTCCCGGATCCGGCGCTTCCTGCGGCGCAGGGCGCAGCGCCGGGAGGAGAGACGCGTGGCGGCGGAGCTGCCGGGGCCGCCGCCCCCGTGA
- a CDS encoding TetR/AcrR family transcriptional regulator codes for MNTSSTRRQATRAKLYEAAVTLIAEQGFSATTVDEIAERAGVAKGTVYYNFKSKTELFEELLRFGVGLLTDSLQAAADETEERGGSKVEALDAMIRAGLVFIDRYPAFTQLYVAELWRTNRAWQSTLMVVRQQAVAVVETVLREAVERGELSEEIDIPLTAAALVGMVLVAALDWQAFQRERSIDDVHAALSRLLHGRVSGR; via the coding sequence ATGAACACCAGCAGCACCCGGAGACAGGCGACGCGCGCCAAGCTCTACGAGGCGGCCGTCACCCTCATCGCCGAGCAGGGTTTCTCGGCGACCACCGTGGACGAGATCGCCGAGCGTGCCGGAGTCGCCAAGGGCACGGTCTACTACAACTTCAAGAGCAAGACCGAGCTCTTCGAGGAGCTGCTGCGGTTCGGCGTCGGGCTGCTGACCGACTCGCTGCAGGCCGCCGCCGACGAGACCGAGGAGCGCGGCGGCAGCAAGGTCGAGGCGCTGGACGCGATGATCAGGGCAGGTCTGGTCTTCATCGACCGCTACCCCGCCTTCACGCAGCTGTACGTCGCCGAGCTGTGGCGCACCAACCGGGCGTGGCAGTCCACGCTCATGGTGGTCCGTCAGCAGGCGGTCGCCGTGGTCGAAACGGTCCTGCGGGAGGCCGTCGAACGGGGCGAGCTGAGCGAGGAGATCGACATTCCGCTGACCGCCGCGGCGCTCGTCGGCATGGTGCTGGTCGCGGCGCTCGACTGGCAGGCGTTCCAGCGTGAGCGGTCGATCGACGACGTGCACGCGGCGCTGTCGCGGCTGCTGCACGGACGCGTGAGCGGCCGCTAG
- a CDS encoding NAD(P)/FAD-dependent oxidoreductase — MARIAVIGAGMGAMAAAARLAVAGHRVTVYERSATFGGAVGGFERDGFAFDTGPGLLHVPAVYRDLFLKTGKEPLESRVAMGQVDPASRHLFADGTDVSLPNASRGGVVAALDAALGAGTGERWGGFLGRARDAWDRSRRPLLEEPLWPNWQVLGREPYPALRQRRMLRTRQARTLAEVGAWELADPRLAALLDACALAYGLDPRHAPASAALLPYMEQTFGSWYVRGGMRALARAVYERCLERKVEFVFGAEVAGVVEKDGRAAGLELAGGRVVDADRVVAGAGTSGLGGLRPWQEGGVRPGAQEAPGRFTLLLALRGARPQGTAHRTVVHSPGTAAEAAAVFGGALAEHPTVTLLRPDDPTTRPDDAHEAVTLTATVAPSGGPSGLDWTDAALRERCAETLVAAARPVIPDIRERLLWSEVLTPAETGRVHPPALAGDGGRYLRPSNSTRLPGLYLVGGWAHPGGGLAHAGMSGALVAGLIVEGEDFRGSQ; from the coding sequence ATGGCACGGATTGCGGTGATCGGCGCCGGCATGGGCGCCATGGCGGCTGCTGCCCGGCTGGCCGTGGCAGGCCATCGGGTGACGGTGTACGAGCGCTCGGCGACGTTCGGCGGCGCGGTGGGCGGCTTCGAGCGGGACGGGTTCGCGTTCGACACCGGCCCCGGTCTGCTGCATGTGCCGGCCGTCTACCGGGATCTGTTCCTCAAGACCGGCAAGGAGCCGCTGGAGAGCCGGGTCGCGATGGGCCAGGTCGACCCCGCGAGCCGGCATCTCTTCGCGGACGGCACCGACGTGTCGCTGCCGAACGCCTCGCGCGGGGGCGTCGTCGCCGCGCTGGACGCGGCGCTCGGCGCCGGCACAGGCGAGCGCTGGGGCGGCTTCCTGGGGCGGGCCAGGGACGCCTGGGACCGTTCCCGCAGGCCGCTGCTGGAGGAGCCGCTGTGGCCGAACTGGCAGGTGCTCGGCCGCGAGCCGTATCCGGCGCTCCGGCAGCGCCGGATGCTGCGCACGCGCCAGGCGCGCACGCTGGCCGAGGTGGGCGCCTGGGAGCTGGCGGATCCCCGGCTCGCGGCCCTGCTCGACGCGTGCGCGCTGGCGTACGGACTGGATCCGCGGCACGCCCCGGCGAGCGCCGCCCTGCTCCCGTACATGGAGCAGACGTTCGGCAGTTGGTACGTCCGGGGCGGGATGCGGGCGCTCGCCCGGGCGGTGTACGAGCGCTGTCTGGAGCGCAAGGTGGAGTTCGTCTTCGGCGCCGAGGTGGCGGGCGTCGTCGAGAAGGACGGCCGGGCGGCGGGACTGGAGCTCGCCGGCGGCCGGGTGGTGGACGCGGACCGGGTGGTGGCGGGCGCCGGCACATCCGGTCTCGGCGGCCTCCGTCCCTGGCAGGAGGGCGGTGTGCGGCCCGGGGCGCAGGAGGCTCCCGGACGGTTCACGCTTCTGCTGGCGCTGCGCGGCGCCCGTCCCCAGGGCACGGCCCACCGCACCGTGGTGCACTCCCCCGGCACGGCCGCCGAGGCGGCCGCGGTCTTCGGCGGGGCGCTCGCCGAGCACCCGACGGTCACCCTGCTGCGACCGGACGATCCGACGACCCGGCCCGACGACGCCCATGAGGCGGTCACGCTCACCGCTACGGTCGCCCCGTCCGGGGGGCCCTCCGGCCTCGACTGGACGGACGCGGCGCTGCGCGAGCGCTGCGCGGAGACGCTCGTCGCCGCCGCCCGGCCGGTGATCCCGGACATACGTGAGCGGCTGCTGTGGAGCGAGGTCCTCACCCCGGCCGAGACGGGGCGGGTGCATCCGCCGGCGCTCGCCGGGGACGGGGGCCGGTATCTGCGCCCGTCGAACAGCACCCGGCTCCCGGGGCTGTATCTCGTGGGCGGCTGGGCGCATCCGGGCGGCGGGCTGGCCCACGCGGGCATGTCGGGCGCGCTGGTGGCCGGGCTGATCGTGGAGGGCGAGGAC